Proteins from a genomic interval of uncultured Methanocorpusculum sp.:
- a CDS encoding DUF2284 domain-containing protein, giving the protein MKPEKEDKIAELVRFVVEKGGEATMIPAKDIVTAEWVRQKCLFGCGGFGRRFSCPPYTLTPSETRKVLKEYKTALLIKFLGDVGEPTPERLVSRDMTAYVQNVMYELETMAFSAGFYKAFAYTGHQCGLCKHCTAKDEDADITNCMNRRKMRPSMEAAGIDVYAACASVGWSLDILSCTNVPGGSVLDSPMTTVMLLLIE; this is encoded by the coding sequence ATGAAGCCGGAAAAAGAGGACAAGATCGCCGAGCTTGTCAGGTTCGTTGTTGAAAAAGGCGGGGAAGCGACCATGATCCCTGCAAAAGATATTGTCACCGCCGAATGGGTTCGGCAGAAGTGTCTTTTCGGTTGCGGCGGATTTGGCCGCAGGTTTTCCTGCCCGCCGTATACACTGACTCCTTCAGAGACCAGAAAAGTCCTTAAAGAATACAAAACAGCTCTCCTGATAAAATTTTTAGGGGATGTCGGCGAACCAACGCCGGAGAGGCTTGTCTCCCGCGATATGACTGCCTATGTTCAGAATGTCATGTATGAACTTGAGACGATGGCATTTTCTGCAGGGTTCTACAAGGCTTTTGCTTATACCGGTCATCAGTGCGGATTATGCAAGCACTGTACGGCAAAAGACGAAGATGCAGATATCACCAACTGTATGAATAGAAGAAAAATGCGTCCAAGCATGGAAGCTGCCGGCATCGACGTGTATGCCGCCTGTGCCTCCGTCGGCTGGAGTCTTGATATCCTCTCATGCACGAATGTTCCCGGCGGATCCGTTCTGGATTCTCCTATGACAACGGTCATGCTCCTTTTAATTGAGTGA
- a CDS encoding adenylyltransferase/cytidyltransferase family protein yields MKKIVATGTFDILHPGHIYYLEESKKLGDELWVIVAREKNVVHKPRPIVSEEQRLKMIQSLRCVDHAVLGDQTDMYKPIREIDPAVITIGFNQKWSEEKLRADLAERNICAEVVRIPDYTGMPFTSSTRIIEEAVRRRAK; encoded by the coding sequence ATGAAAAAAATAGTCGCCACAGGGACATTTGATATTCTCCACCCCGGACATATATACTATCTTGAAGAGTCGAAAAAATTAGGTGACGAGTTGTGGGTTATTGTCGCCCGGGAAAAGAATGTCGTTCACAAACCCCGTCCGATCGTTTCCGAAGAGCAGCGGCTTAAAATGATTCAGAGTCTTAGGTGCGTGGATCATGCCGTACTTGGAGACCAGACTGATATGTACAAACCCATCCGCGAGATCGATCCCGCCGTCATTACGATTGGCTTTAACCAGAAATGGTCCGAGGAAAAACTGAGAGCCGATCTGGCTGAACGGAATATCTGTGCGGAAGTTGTGCGAATCCCCGATTACACCGGAATGCCCTTCACTTCATCAACAAGGATCATCGAGGAAGCCGTTCGGAGAAGAGCCAAATGA
- a CDS encoding Mov34/MPN/PAD-1 family protein codes for MLVRAIDQEVLDLLLEMGRSSFPDEYIVMLGMEKGVINVTYPIPGTRVSQDSANIFMDMIPLGMQIAGTAHSHPNGCLSPSDADLATFSQSGQCHIIVGPPFDENSWRCYGRDGKQKVLEVLP; via the coding sequence ATGTTAGTCCGTGCCATAGACCAGGAAGTACTTGATCTCCTTTTGGAAATGGGAAGATCAAGCTTTCCGGATGAATATATCGTAATGCTGGGCATGGAAAAGGGTGTCATCAATGTCACCTATCCTATCCCCGGTACCAGAGTATCACAGGACAGCGCCAATATTTTCATGGATATGATCCCACTTGGGATGCAGATCGCAGGAACGGCGCACAGTCATCCAAACGGCTGTTTATCACCTTCGGATGCCGATCTTGCCACATTTTCGCAGAGCGGGCAGTGTCATATCATCGTCGGACCCCCCTTTGATGAAAACTCCTGGAGATGTTACGGCAGGGACGGGAAGCAAAAAGTTCTGGAAGTTCTACCATGA
- a CDS encoding SprT family zinc-dependent metalloprotease — translation MGLAVVWHGDIIPIEVIYSDRRRSWAIEVKTTGEVLIRVPTTVSSEKVQEIAQSKAEWIAKQQAIFQNRNLKPRNYGNGEQIPFFGEELTIQRSHGPARAEIAGDFLHISTPDSFTPDESEMIARDVVMLLYRRRGIAALDLYVEKYAELAGVTKPKLRMRLQKKKWGCCTPKNGIIINARVLLAPKVVAEYLVVHEIVHLRYPHHQKTYWKEVERLMPEYRDVEKLMKTDGWKWEF, via the coding sequence ATGGGTTTGGCAGTTGTATGGCATGGGGACATTATTCCTATCGAGGTCATCTATTCGGACCGGAGGAGATCCTGGGCAATCGAAGTTAAGACGACAGGCGAGGTGCTGATACGGGTTCCGACCACGGTTTCCTCGGAAAAAGTGCAGGAGATCGCACAAAGCAAGGCCGAATGGATCGCCAAACAACAGGCCATCTTTCAGAATCGTAATTTGAAACCCAGAAACTATGGAAACGGCGAACAAATACCGTTTTTCGGGGAGGAGCTGACCATACAACGAAGTCATGGGCCTGCCAGAGCGGAGATCGCGGGAGACTTCCTTCATATTTCAACACCAGACTCGTTTACGCCGGACGAATCCGAAATGATTGCCCGTGATGTGGTAATGCTTTTGTACCGGCGTCGTGGAATTGCTGCTTTGGATTTATACGTGGAAAAGTATGCGGAACTTGCCGGCGTAACAAAACCAAAACTGCGTATGAGACTCCAAAAGAAAAAATGGGGATGCTGTACACCGAAAAACGGGATAATCATCAATGCTCGAGTATTACTTGCCCCAAAAGTCGTTGCCGAATATCTGGTCGTTCATGAGATCGTACATCTCAGATATCCTCACCATCAGAAAACCTACTGGAAAGAGGTCGAACGACTTATGCCAGAGTATCGGGATGTCGAAAAACTGATGAAAACCGATGGATGGAAGTGGGAGTTTTAA
- a CDS encoding type IIL restriction-modification enzyme MmeI: MSYLDKDIIVGNKLFIIPDAELYHFGVLTSNIHMAWMRAVCGRLEMRYSYSNTIVYNNFPWPNPTEAQKSAIEREAQLVLDARALYPESSLADLYDPVTMPQGLRKAHERLDKAVEKAYGRTFENEAEIVAYLMEEYQKLVTKKE; the protein is encoded by the coding sequence ATGTCATATCTTGACAAAGACATTATTGTCGGAAATAAGTTGTTCATCATCCCTGACGCAGAACTTTACCACTTTGGTGTATTGACCTCTAATATTCATATGGCTTGGATGCGGGCAGTTTGTGGTCGATTAGAAATGCGTTACAGTTATTCAAATACCATCGTCTATAACAATTTCCCCTGGCCCAATCCCACCGAAGCCCAAAAATCCGCCATTGAACGCGAAGCTCAATTGGTATTAGATGCCCGCGCCCTGTATCCTGAATCAAGTCTCGCCGACCTCTACGATCCTGTGACGATGCCGCAGGGACTGCGCAAGGCGCACGAACGCTTGGATAAAGCAGTCGAGAAAGCATACGGCAGGACGTTTGAGAACGAAGCAGAGATTGTTGCCTATCTCATGGAAGAATATCAAAAATTAGTGACGAAAAAAGAGTAA
- the iorA gene encoding indolepyruvate ferredoxin oxidoreductase subunit alpha, with amino-acid sequence MAEETPKKYLLGNDAIAHACLEAGIDFVSGYPGTPSSEVVDRLRAEKNPWYYLEWSVNEKVAFENALAASWCGLRSIVTMKHVGLNVAADPLMTSSYTGTKGGFVVLSADDPFAHSSQNEQDSRMYAKFAQIPCLDPSSAQEAHDFTKAAFELSEKFALPVLLRPTTRICHSKGDVRLGEPAPSTRKGEFVKNPKQYVVIPANTRPLHAILTKKQPEVAKYLVEAGLNSAEIRGKKAVIAGGISISYVEEIIPDDVSFIKISAYPIDRNWLAEILAKHTEVLVVEELMPVIEEAALQAASSTVVHGKLDGYLPHEGEYSPALIAGAFEKAGFSKNTYPAPPEMTQVAVRPPILCAGCLHRSVFYAMKKVFKDGVFPSDIGCYTLGLQLGAVDTTICMGASITVGSGIAHSCPGTDVVSTIGDSTFLHTGVNGLINAVYNNTNQIVIILDNRITAMTGHQPNPNTGLTATGEESPKISLEELARACGVSYVESVDPYDLTYLLATLREAKEKPGVKVIIAKQPCVIMNNRLGIKRNRYVVDAEACTKCGACLKYGCPAIETDETGAAKITALCTGCGVCADICPTGAIHRGGARQ; translated from the coding sequence ATGGCAGAAGAGACACCCAAGAAATACCTCCTTGGAAACGACGCTATAGCCCATGCTTGTCTCGAAGCGGGCATCGACTTTGTTTCCGGGTATCCCGGGACCCCGTCATCCGAGGTAGTTGACCGACTGCGTGCCGAAAAAAACCCCTGGTACTACTTAGAATGGTCAGTTAACGAAAAAGTCGCGTTCGAAAATGCTCTGGCCGCGAGCTGGTGCGGCCTTCGGTCGATCGTCACGATGAAGCATGTCGGCCTGAACGTCGCGGCAGACCCCCTTATGACCTCGTCCTACACCGGGACGAAAGGCGGCTTCGTCGTTCTTTCAGCCGACGACCCGTTCGCGCACAGTTCGCAGAACGAACAGGACTCGAGGATGTATGCGAAGTTTGCCCAGATCCCGTGCCTGGATCCCTCCTCCGCCCAGGAAGCGCATGACTTTACCAAGGCTGCATTCGAACTCTCCGAAAAGTTCGCGCTTCCGGTTCTTCTTCGCCCGACCACAAGGATCTGCCACTCGAAAGGGGATGTCCGGCTCGGCGAGCCCGCGCCTTCGACACGGAAAGGCGAGTTTGTCAAAAACCCGAAGCAGTACGTCGTGATCCCGGCAAACACCCGTCCGCTGCACGCGATCCTCACGAAAAAACAGCCTGAGGTCGCAAAATACTTAGTGGAAGCCGGTCTCAACTCTGCAGAGATCCGCGGGAAAAAGGCCGTCATCGCCGGAGGGATCTCCATCTCCTATGTCGAGGAGATCATCCCGGACGACGTCTCGTTCATCAAGATCAGCGCATATCCGATCGACCGGAACTGGCTTGCGGAGATCCTTGCAAAACACACCGAGGTTCTCGTTGTGGAAGAGCTTATGCCAGTCATCGAAGAAGCGGCACTCCAGGCTGCGTCCTCGACGGTCGTTCACGGAAAACTTGACGGCTATCTGCCTCACGAGGGAGAATACTCTCCTGCCCTTATCGCCGGAGCATTTGAAAAGGCAGGTTTTTCGAAAAACACCTACCCTGCCCCGCCGGAAATGACCCAGGTCGCGGTCCGCCCCCCGATCCTTTGTGCAGGATGTCTCCACCGCTCGGTCTTCTACGCAATGAAAAAGGTCTTCAAAGACGGCGTGTTTCCCTCCGACATCGGCTGTTATACGCTCGGTCTCCAGCTCGGCGCGGTCGACACGACGATCTGCATGGGAGCTTCGATCACGGTCGGCTCGGGAATAGCCCACTCCTGCCCGGGAACCGATGTGGTCTCCACGATCGGCGACTCGACCTTCCTCCACACCGGTGTGAACGGGCTCATCAACGCGGTGTACAATAATACAAATCAGATCGTGATCATTCTGGATAACCGGATCACCGCTATGACCGGCCACCAGCCGAACCCGAACACGGGTCTGACCGCGACCGGCGAGGAGTCGCCGAAAATCTCGCTCGAAGAGCTTGCGAGAGCCTGCGGCGTCTCGTATGTGGAGTCGGTCGATCCGTATGATCTGACCTATCTTCTTGCCACTCTCCGGGAAGCAAAGGAAAAACCCGGCGTAAAGGTCATCATCGCGAAACAGCCCTGCGTTATCATGAACAATCGGCTCGGGATCAAACGGAACCGGTACGTCGTGGACGCGGAAGCGTGTACAAAATGTGGAGCCTGCCTGAAGTACGGCTGTCCGGCGATCGAGACCGATGAGACCGGCGCTGCAAAGATCACGGCTCTTTGTACGGGATGCGGCGTCTGCGCTGATATCTGTCCAACAGGTGCGATCCACCGCGGAGGTGCAAGACAATGA